One segment of Allorhodopirellula heiligendammensis DNA contains the following:
- a CDS encoding ComF family protein, giving the protein MSSLAPAPLRKTAAKARFLRQSVERFWESLAPLIFPPVCVLCGEPTGRGTDRDSPRRYATFCVNCETSLLQSQPMMRTACEQCGWPRQVRSPRGPSSRLATDPLQEMGVQEMGVTVPEPELLPCPKCAGRSFPHRFARMTPLYRYHDAARTAVVAAKYPCNSAVTRELAMRLADRCRSRWPDLAMAGHAPAPPLMVTSVPSPWIRQVRRGGSGTRLLAQYTAKNLRLPYVSLLRTTRPVAKQALLDDDARHENVRGAFHVGQRWRQTSMDCDIILVDDVMTTGATADEVAGVLMDAGARRVSLAVVALAMRDS; this is encoded by the coding sequence ATGTCTTCTCTAGCACCCGCACCACTGAGAAAAACGGCGGCGAAAGCTCGGTTTCTGAGACAGTCTGTGGAGCGATTTTGGGAATCGCTCGCCCCGTTGATCTTTCCGCCAGTCTGTGTGCTCTGTGGTGAGCCGACCGGCCGGGGTACGGATCGCGACTCCCCGCGGCGGTACGCAACCTTTTGTGTCAACTGTGAAACATCACTCCTGCAGTCGCAACCGATGATGCGGACAGCGTGTGAGCAGTGCGGTTGGCCACGCCAAGTCCGGTCGCCGCGTGGACCGTCCTCCCGCCTGGCTACCGATCCACTGCAAGAAATGGGGGTGCAAGAAATGGGGGTGACAGTGCCGGAACCCGAATTGCTGCCGTGCCCTAAATGCGCAGGACGCAGTTTTCCCCACCGGTTCGCGCGAATGACACCGCTGTATCGATATCACGATGCGGCGAGAACCGCCGTCGTTGCGGCGAAATACCCCTGCAATTCCGCCGTCACTCGGGAGTTGGCCATGCGTTTAGCGGATCGCTGCCGCAGTCGCTGGCCCGATTTAGCCATGGCAGGGCACGCCCCTGCCCCGCCGTTGATGGTGACGAGCGTCCCTAGTCCCTGGATTCGGCAGGTTCGCCGGGGCGGCAGTGGCACGCGGTTACTGGCCCAGTACACGGCCAAGAACTTGAGGCTACCCTACGTAAGCCTATTGCGAACGACCCGCCCGGTCGCCAAACAAGCGTTGCTGGACGATGATGCCCGCCACGAGAACGTCCGCGGAGCATTTCACGTCGGTCAGCGATGGCGCCAAACGAGCATGGATTGTGACATCATATTGGTCGATGATGTGATGACGACCGGAGCGACCGCCGACGAGGTGGCGGGGGTTCTGATGGATGCTGGGGCACGCCGGGTCTCACTGGCGGTGGTGGCCCTTGCCATGCGGGATTCTTGA